AATGTTTCAAAATAGTCAATACAAATGGAACGTAAAATAAGTAACATAGAAAGTTTTCAAGGGATGTTGattaattttagaatattttatttacattatgatgtgatattaaaacaataaattataattgttgaACTTTGTTAAGGACTGTCTTTATATATTGTTAACTAGTTTtagataaattgaaataaaaaaatgtattcgtTTTAATAGAGTATTTATTTAGACAAGCTTATTCCCGCAGATCCGCCCGCGTTAACCTATAATTCCGTTCCCATGAATTCCAGATAAATGAAGCCTGCGTTTGAATTTGGACCTTTAACTATGACCACGactattgttatatatttaaataactacttatgcataccaaattttatcaaaattggtcCAACGGTTTAGTCgtaaaaaatgttacagaCAGATAGACAGATTTATGcgtctttataaaattattgtaagtaTAGCTTGTTTTTAGTGACTAACTACGATAAAAATTCATGCCACAAAAAGATATTAAGAATCATTGAAGTTTGGTTATTCAGAGGAAGAGTTCCTTGATCCGCCCACATCTACCTATCCTCAACAGATGACGGGGCCAAAAAAGCTGTAGGTGGGCCCAATCACGAAACCCGAAACTGCACCACATCACTACACGATATctacaacaatattttataaactcttatatttgtaaacataTGTGATTTAGTCCATAGTTCATATGATGATCTCTGATCTATGTTGATACAACCGATAATAGCAGCGCGACTGTCGATAGTTGGCATTCAATATGAGAACACGGTCAGTGTCCTACATGTCAATACAGTTTTTATGCTTCTGTTTTTGCTGGTAATTGTCCAAGACTTCGCGTCACAAGGAGCCGCCTGCGCCGTAACGATAGAAACTCAGGCTTCCAGACTTGCAaagaaagtaattaatttcagTCGTATTCAGTCCACGATACAGTTCACTGTACAgcgattataaataaaactgtatgaAAGTTGCCAATAATAAATAGCTTACAGATATCAGACGGGCGTTGTTTTGTTCCGCGTGCGTTGCGGGTGTTTTAGTGTATTGTGGAAAGTACCCATTTACTAGTATATTTATCAACAAGAGTATCAGGTAGGTAATTTGCGGTATTAAAATAGCATATTTTGCTAGACTTTCAGGTCTCTAATTGTAAAGTCCCcacaattttttcaaagtaATTCACCTATTTAACAGTAGAAATCCATGAAAGAACAGTAATTTCGTCCAGTTTGCTATCAGGCactaacatttttttcatGATCCGTAAGATCATCGTTAGGTAGTTAGGTACCACCTTTCTACCTATTGTTGTAGTGACACAAAACGgtttagtaatattttttataaaaataatttattcttaatataACAGGTAGGAAAACATAATAGAgattaataccaatgattttagagatcaaattcaaatgacaagtaatattttgtaaaacaattGTTTTCTAAACGATTTCTTGTTCGTGTGCCAAGTTAACTATcggaataaaaaatacgatTGCGCAGTGATTTTCTATTGAACTCCGTTCCGTAGCGTTGGCTGCAACATCAAatacatagttatttttatcattgaaatctgttttaattattcagtCTCGAACTTTCGAGCTTCtacaataggtacctacatcagATAGATACCTATTCGATCCACATCGTCTACTTAATATAAGGCTTTTTGAGGACCACTCAAAAAGTAGTTGATaatttcatacttaaaaatatctgACTGTAAACAAggaaatgaatttttaaaatattgttactctagaatttttaaacaaagtttTAGCAAcggtacttacctacctatcaAAGATATTATGTGACTGtttgtagatatgtatgtaattccaATGTATTCAGTATCAAAATccctattatattataaatgcgaaagtataaCTCTGTCTGTAATGATTTCACttttaaaccactgaaccgattttgatcaaatttggTAGAAATAGAATTCAACATGAGGTTACAAACATaggtaaaaattttgttagtgAACTTATGGCGAACGGAGTCCCGGACAAGAgctagtttattaaaatatataaaacgtgTTACATTACAAACCACATAGAGAtcttataggtaggtacttaatttatgttattgGCTTTATATTTACTCCGACACTAGTAACCGTTTTCTCAATCTATATTCATAGACAAACATCAAGAAACAATGAACAAGGAGATAGAGTATGAAGAGGATCAGTATGTAGACGTGAACAAACTGCCGCTGAAGCCGCCGCAGCCGCAGTTGCCGCCGGAGCGCTCGCATCGTCGTCCGTGGCACCCCGTCATGTGGGACGACTCCATTACTGGCGGCTTGGCGCCTGACCAAACACTAACGGCAGAAGTAAGCATACTGACGTCGTTCATCGTTAGGCCTCCTCCTACACTCTTATCGCGGGTTTATTTAGCAACGATATTTGAATACGGATGGCTGActctgaaaattttaaatttggaaactACGTATTACACTAAGATTTAGGAGAGCGGGCCTGAGctgttatattaaaatgttgcaATACGGACCAGTAATTGGTGTGTTGGGCGAGTCTTgagtaaaattacaatataaaattaactacTTTTTCGCATTCGGAGTTGAGTACATATGTTTTCTTTATACGGGAAAATGATAAACATTGATTAAAGTTAGGGAAAGGGTCTTACTAAGGCAGAACGAGAAAAGATTTCTTGGAAAAAGGTTGGGGCCTGATATTGAGgctgtttataaaaattttcctCAGGGATAAACAAATTCACTTTTAATTAGTTGCGTTTTCGACtacctttaataaaaaaaaaatataggtaattgTACAGTGTAGACACTGTTGCTAATTGAATGGTTTGCCAGTCATTTTAGGTATTGATTTCAGCAGGACAAACAGTCATAGTGTCAAAAATACTCTTAGATAAAAGTGCTTCGAATTGTGTCCGAGACTTTTTGtcaatgaatttttaatacattgaCATATGAGGGCGCCATTATCGGGGAGGGCCCATACATGGCGAGGACGAGAATGTATAGGATACATTCGCTTATTCTCGCCTAGACTCGCGTGCTCTCGCTTTCGTGCCGGCATTTGGTGCGCGAGTCAAAGGGCTTCGCCGACTGTACATTCCCGCTTCGTTCTGCTACTACTATTCTTTAGACTATTCGTGTAGTCTTCCACCACCtccgtttattttaaaatctcttTTTGGTGTTTAAATGTCTAAACTTATGATACATCTACAGCTGCCGTGACTTGCAAAGCGTCCATCTCCTCGTAAGTCGACAATGTACAGGATCGACCTCGTGTAGCATTTCTCGTGCGAGAGATTCGCACGAGGCATAGCGAGGGCACTCGCACGAGAATGTACAGCCGCTATCAGACAGGCTTAACGTCAAATTCTATTGTACACAGCAACAGAACCAGCCGACGTCGCACGAGTACCCGCACAAGCAGCGAATCCGCAACCTCCGCCGACTGATCGCCGACGGCAAGGTGAAGCCCACGTCCGAAACGCTCATCTTTTTCCTCTGCAATAAATTCGCAGTCTCGGAAGAACGACAAGAAAAGATTTCCGtttgatatttgtaaatatttcaaattatttaatttgtgaaaataaaatacacatgtaaataattaacaaaatcgTCACTTATATGTACTGAAATAACCGTAGCGGAAAGTTAACGTCGTCGGGgtgataaatacaaaaaaaatattttgtaaaaatctaGCCTTTTAACTTTAATGTCTCCTTATCATAAGAAATGCAGTTTATTGCAGTACCCTCgaatattaacataaatcttttattcaatattattattacacatattATTCAAGTTCGAATGTACAAAAGCGTCGCGAGCCGCCGCGTCCGCGCGTTTCGCTCTCCGCGACCGCGGGCGAAAAATTCAAGTcatagtaggtacatatagtttatattcctcaataaaaattatctacaCACAagagtttaatata
This is a stretch of genomic DNA from Amyelois transitella isolate CPQ chromosome 5, ilAmyTran1.1, whole genome shotgun sequence. It encodes these proteins:
- the LOC106131874 gene encoding uncharacterized protein LOC106131874, which codes for MNKEIEYEEDQYVDVNKLPLKPPQPQLPPERSHRRPWHPVMWDDSITGGLAPDQTLTAEQQNQPTSHEYPHKQRIRNLRRLIADGKVKPTSETLIFFLCNKFAVSEERQEKISV